One window of Trifolium pratense cultivar HEN17-A07 linkage group LG5, ARS_RC_1.1, whole genome shotgun sequence genomic DNA carries:
- the LOC123886817 gene encoding protein FAR1-RELATED SEQUENCE 5-like — protein sequence MENFDESVDVESRDLHSTNGGDTHDSELNADEEESYSASSGDKSSETGDDASDNGNNDGDAIDSELNFDSITSDEIRAMEFATVFSEAYDFYYRYAKCKGFAFRKASSRIREINGNKITQMKQFVCNIPDLREKKHLTRLDRKLEHRHLSRTNSEDGLRVQYEKQKDRYVVTAFEECHNHELTPVRFVNMHPVYRKISEADKARIDGLQTRGIRTYHIMGYMIAQKGGYASVGFSNKDLYNYFEKKMRECIKDGDVVASLNYLNVKLSADPMLYVEYAVNNSDGRMKSLFWTDGSSRSDYFCFGDVIQLSIGCIFMV from the coding sequence ATGGAAAACTTCGACGAATCTGTTGATGTTGAGTCCAGAGACCTTCATTCCACTAATGGTGGTGATACACATGATTCAGAATTGAATGCCGACGAGGAGGAGAGTTATTCGGCATCTAGTGGGGATAAAAGTTCAGAGACTGGCGATGATGCATCTGATAATGGCAATAATGATGGAGATGCAATTGATAGTGAGttaaattttgattcaattACTTCTGATGAGATTCGAGCTATGGAATTTGCTACTGTTTTTAGTGAAGCTTATGATTTTTATTACCGGTATGCTAAATGTAAGGGTTTTGCTTTTAGGAAAGCTTCTAGTAGGATAAGAGAGATAAATGGTAATAAAATAACACAAATGAAGCAGTTTGTATGCAATATACCTGATTTAAGAGAGAAGAAACATTTAACCAGGTTAGATAGAAAATTAGAACATAGACATTTGAGCCGTACAAATTCTGAAGATGGGCTTCGTGTGCAATACGAAAAACAAAAGGATAGATATGTAGTTACCGCTTTTGAAGAGTGTCATAACCATGAATTAACCCCAGTTAGGTTTGTTAACATGCACCCTGTTTATCGTAAAATTTCTGAAGCAGATAAGGCTCGGATTGATGGTCTTCAAACACGTGGAATTAGAACTTATCATATAATGGGGTACATGATTGCCCAAAAGGGTGGATATGCTAGTGTTGGTTTTTCAAATAAAGATTTGtacaattattttgaaaaaaaaatgcgTGAGTGTATTAAAGATGGCGATGTTGTCGCTTCTTTAAATTATCTGAATGTAAAGTTGTCTGCTGATCCCATGTTATATGTTGAGTATGCTGTCAACAATAGTGATGGACGAATGAAGTCTCTGTTTTGGACTGATGGGAGTAGTAGATCTGACTACTTTTGTTTTGGTGATGTGATACAACTATCCATTGGTTGTATTTTCATGGTGTAA